A part of Prevotella melaninogenica genomic DNA contains:
- a CDS encoding glycoside hydrolase family 25 protein, producing the protein MPSWMRWAGGLCLAAGYSFLFYYFFVSPTGFRWRAIYGDPDYPEGYTIYGIDVSRYQGTINWNRLRNAMIDRSPIRFIIIKSTEGDSHVDVKFRDNFYNAKESGFIRGVYHFWSNNSSARRQAYFFLAMVHLQPGDLPPVLDVEHKPKNISTEEFQQNILTWLHIVEDRYHVKPIIYTYYKFKDQYLSDSRFDDYPYWIAHYYVNQMEYQGAWKFWQHTDAGRLPGIKGYVDLDIYNGSFYDLQQLLIPEEVTPVQAVGSTSHDSTNVEPLSDRVH; encoded by the coding sequence ATGCCAAGTTGGATGAGATGGGCAGGTGGATTGTGTCTTGCTGCTGGATATAGTTTCTTGTTCTATTATTTCTTTGTATCACCTACAGGATTTAGATGGCGTGCTATTTATGGTGATCCTGATTATCCAGAGGGCTATACGATTTATGGTATTGATGTAAGTCGTTATCAGGGTACGATTAATTGGAACCGACTTAGAAATGCGATGATAGACCGTTCGCCTATTCGTTTTATTATCATAAAGTCAACAGAGGGTGATAGTCATGTTGATGTAAAGTTCAGAGATAACTTCTATAATGCTAAAGAGTCAGGTTTTATACGAGGTGTTTATCATTTCTGGAGCAATAACTCGTCGGCACGTCGTCAGGCTTATTTCTTCCTTGCTATGGTTCATTTGCAGCCGGGAGATTTACCACCTGTTCTTGATGTTGAGCATAAACCAAAGAATATCAGTACGGAAGAGTTCCAGCAGAATATTCTGACATGGCTACATATAGTAGAAGATAGGTATCATGTGAAACCTATCATCTATACCTATTATAAGTTTAAAGACCAATATCTTTCTGATTCTCGCTTTGATGACTATCCTTATTGGATAGCACACTACTATGTTAATCAGATGGAATATCAAGGTGCTTGGAAATTCTGGCAGCATACCGATGCCGGAAGGCTGCCAGGTATTAAGGGATATGTAGATTTAGATATCTACAATGGTAGCTTCTACGACTTGCAGCAACTACTTATTCCCGAAGAGGTTACGCCCGTTCAAGCAGTAGGCAGCACCAGTCATGATTCAACAAACGTTGAACCTCTTTCAGACCGAGTTCATTAG